Proteins encoded by one window of Paenibacillus sp. DCT19:
- a CDS encoding AzlC family ABC transporter permease — translation MVEAESSPAADVQDTASFMQGVKDCIPTLLGYLSIGFAAGVIEMTAGLSLAETALLSLILYAGSAQFIAAGMLASNGSAAAIIFTIFFVNLRHLLLSAAVSPYFRHLTPLKNMWIGSLLTDESFGVAMTRAIGRERLSERWMHGLNITAYLNWFAANMAGAYFGRWITNPERLGLDFALPAMFIGLIVLQLVQRKNKKLHINVAIIAVVCVIIASMASLGSMSIIVAAVIAATIGVVMERWK, via the coding sequence ATGGTCGAGGCTGAGTCATCACCTGCAGCAGATGTGCAGGATACAGCTTCTTTTATGCAAGGAGTTAAAGACTGTATCCCAACATTGTTAGGCTATTTAAGTATTGGATTTGCCGCAGGTGTTATTGAAATGACAGCGGGTCTAAGTTTAGCGGAAACGGCCCTGCTCAGTCTGATCTTATACGCAGGATCTGCCCAATTTATTGCTGCTGGTATGCTAGCATCGAATGGGTCGGCAGCTGCAATTATATTTACGATATTTTTTGTTAACCTTCGTCACTTGTTGCTCAGTGCAGCAGTGTCCCCGTATTTTCGCCATCTGACTCCACTCAAAAATATGTGGATTGGCTCTCTGCTCACCGATGAGTCGTTCGGTGTAGCCATGACTCGTGCGATTGGGCGCGAGAGATTAAGTGAGCGCTGGATGCATGGACTGAATATTACCGCGTACCTGAACTGGTTCGCAGCGAATATGGCGGGAGCGTACTTTGGGCGCTGGATTACGAATCCAGAGCGGTTAGGGCTTGATTTTGCATTACCTGCTATGTTCATCGGTCTGATCGTGCTTCAACTTGTACAACGGAAAAATAAAAAGCTACATATTAATGTCGCTATCATCGCAGTGGTATGTGTTATTATCGCGAGCATGGCGTCACTAGGCAGCATGAGTATTATTGTAGCCGCAGTCATTGCGGCAACCATAGGAGTGGTGATGGAAAGATGGAAGTAA
- a CDS encoding methyl-accepting chemotaxis protein: protein MKKKREVVVKRAIQMREKLILSFAIVLLIPTISLGIISFQTAEGKVEEKMYESAMSSVNVLNQTIDEIIGATRKNVDFLASQMDAGNVGPTQGDETETIRTLLDAYKETHDDVELASIGTDQGVYVNSPVTAVNKAGYDPRERPWYQAATQNKDIPTVITPYISSNTGNVVASVAQTTADGHGVVSVSLSLEGLSQTVNNTKIGTKGYVYIIDNANKIIVHPTVEPGTEGTTAPFQDIFNQKNGSLTYTLEGHKEHAFFTTNETTGWTVVGVIDSDEVTASVRPILYTTLIVVSIAVAVSSIIIYWIVQSITRPLNRLVQASNEISDGNLAIEVPVTGQDEFGKLSTSFNKMSQSLRSVIQDVRQTADELTSSSNQLAVNASETTKATEQVALITEESATGIEKQASRLKHTSQQMNELAGGVGQVTDSTQQVSEAALQASELAKQGNASIQTVVTEMDSVSRFVDNMTKTAERLGHHSTSIGEMVLVITDIAAQTNLLALNASIEAARAGEHGRGFSVVASEVRKLAEQSSESGQRIVERVASIRQEIEQANKDAQAGQQDVASGIRAVRSADEAFAQINQAVDVVNHQLESIAAASQQMAASTAEVVQSIDHIHSISEANADGTENISAATEEQVASMQEISSSADSLAHLAHRLQKLVDQFKL, encoded by the coding sequence ATGAAGAAGAAACGTGAGGTTGTTGTCAAAAGGGCTATACAAATGAGAGAGAAACTGATTCTGTCATTTGCGATTGTCCTACTCATTCCAACGATCAGCCTAGGCATCATCTCGTTCCAGACTGCTGAAGGTAAAGTGGAAGAAAAGATGTACGAAAGTGCCATGAGCAGTGTGAATGTGCTTAACCAGACCATTGATGAGATCATTGGTGCTACACGAAAAAATGTCGATTTCCTGGCTTCCCAGATGGATGCAGGCAATGTAGGCCCCACCCAAGGGGACGAAACAGAAACCATTCGTACCCTACTTGATGCATATAAAGAAACTCACGATGACGTAGAGCTTGCCTCGATCGGTACAGATCAAGGGGTGTATGTCAATTCTCCCGTAACCGCGGTCAATAAGGCAGGGTATGACCCTCGTGAACGGCCGTGGTATCAAGCCGCAACACAGAACAAAGATATTCCAACCGTAATCACACCATATATCTCTAGCAACACAGGTAACGTTGTTGCCTCAGTAGCTCAGACCACAGCAGATGGTCATGGCGTCGTCTCTGTCAGCCTTTCGCTTGAAGGCTTGTCGCAGACCGTTAACAACACCAAGATTGGTACCAAAGGTTATGTGTACATCATTGATAACGCCAATAAAATCATCGTTCACCCTACCGTGGAGCCAGGGACAGAAGGAACAACCGCTCCATTCCAAGACATTTTTAATCAGAAAAATGGTTCTCTCACGTATACATTAGAAGGTCATAAGGAGCATGCATTCTTCACAACGAATGAAACAACCGGCTGGACAGTTGTAGGTGTTATTGACAGTGATGAAGTCACTGCCTCCGTTCGTCCTATTCTGTATACCACGCTAATTGTCGTTTCCATTGCCGTTGCCGTAAGCTCCATTATCATTTACTGGATCGTACAATCGATCACACGCCCACTGAATCGCCTGGTGCAGGCATCTAATGAGATTAGTGATGGTAATTTGGCAATAGAGGTACCCGTTACTGGACAAGATGAATTCGGTAAACTGAGCACCAGCTTCAACAAAATGAGCCAATCTCTGCGCAGCGTAATTCAAGATGTAAGACAGACTGCTGATGAATTAACCAGCTCATCTAACCAGCTTGCCGTGAACGCATCCGAGACAACCAAAGCAACAGAGCAGGTTGCACTGATTACCGAAGAATCCGCAACAGGCATTGAGAAACAAGCCAGCCGTCTGAAGCATACTTCTCAGCAGATGAATGAACTTGCCGGGGGCGTTGGACAGGTGACTGACAGCACTCAGCAAGTGTCCGAAGCTGCTTTGCAGGCTAGCGAACTAGCTAAGCAGGGCAATGCCTCCATTCAAACTGTCGTCACTGAAATGGATTCGGTAAGCCGCTTTGTCGATAATATGACCAAAACAGCGGAACGACTGGGACACCATTCTACCTCCATTGGCGAAATGGTCTTGGTGATTACCGATATTGCAGCTCAGACCAACTTACTTGCCCTGAACGCTTCTATTGAAGCCGCACGAGCTGGTGAGCATGGACGCGGGTTCTCCGTTGTTGCTAGTGAGGTTCGCAAGCTCGCAGAACAATCCAGCGAGTCTGGCCAACGTATTGTTGAGCGCGTTGCTTCCATTAGACAGGAGATTGAGCAGGCGAACAAGGATGCCCAAGCTGGGCAACAGGATGTGGCTAGCGGTATTCGTGCAGTTCGCTCTGCCGATGAAGCTTTTGCACAGATCAATCAAGCCGTAGATGTAGTCAATCACCAGCTGGAGAGTATCGCTGCTGCTTCACAGCAGATGGCTGCAAGTACAGCAGAAGTGGTTCAATCCATCGACCACATTCACTCTATTTCTGAAGCAAATGCAGATGGTACAGAGAATATATCCGCAGCAACAGAGGAACAAGTCGCTTCAATGCAAGAGATTTCATCCTCAGCTGACTCTCTTGCACACTTAGCGCACAGACTGCAGAAGCTGGTTGACCAATTCAAACTATAA
- a CDS encoding DUF2087 domain-containing protein, with translation MKSTDVILQTASLEEIKRGYLKEASSYACICCGYSTEVGIIYPEDGVLYEAERYIRVHLEKTHGSVFEYLLEQDKAITGLSDVQRSLLAQFYAGKKDAEVQEALGIGSASTIRNHRYMLKEKERQAKIFLALMELLKSKDTHAPAEFVTPVNKQVGQMNRGSFDISDQDRAKVLTKYFPEGTDGMLTTFQMQQKHKFIVLTEIIQRFETGRTYTEKQVKVLLKQVYHDDVEIRRYLVDYGFLGREADGSQYWREVDQVDGAQSSTGAASNDAHSTTVEENKVKKGELERMNRRKELQEQAKEVKIEAGVYQIRNEQNGKVFLDSTPNLKTMNGQKFMLQMGTHLNRSLQAEWNEYGESAFTIEVVEKLKKQDNPFFDTKDALAKLLQAWMEKLQPYGEHGYHGDSKNS, from the coding sequence ATGAAATCAACGGACGTTATATTGCAGACCGCTTCATTAGAAGAGATCAAGCGAGGATACTTGAAGGAAGCATCGAGTTATGCGTGCATCTGCTGCGGATACAGCACAGAAGTAGGCATCATCTATCCCGAAGACGGCGTGTTGTATGAGGCAGAGCGTTACATTCGAGTTCATTTGGAGAAAACGCACGGATCGGTATTTGAATATTTGCTGGAGCAGGACAAAGCGATAACCGGATTATCGGATGTGCAGCGTAGCTTGCTCGCTCAATTCTATGCAGGGAAGAAAGACGCTGAAGTGCAGGAGGCGCTTGGGATCGGCAGTGCTTCCACTATTCGCAACCATAGATATATGTTGAAGGAAAAAGAGCGGCAAGCGAAAATTTTTCTGGCATTGATGGAGCTTCTCAAAAGTAAAGATACCCATGCACCGGCTGAATTCGTGACACCTGTGAACAAACAAGTAGGTCAAATGAATAGAGGATCATTCGATATATCGGATCAGGATCGAGCCAAGGTGTTAACTAAATATTTCCCCGAGGGTACGGACGGCATGTTAACGACGTTCCAGATGCAGCAAAAGCATAAGTTTATTGTGCTGACTGAAATCATCCAACGATTCGAAACTGGGCGAACCTACACGGAAAAACAAGTCAAAGTGCTGTTAAAGCAGGTCTATCATGATGATGTTGAGATCCGTCGTTATCTCGTTGACTATGGATTTCTTGGCCGAGAAGCGGATGGCAGTCAATATTGGCGGGAAGTTGATCAAGTTGATGGAGCACAGAGCAGCACGGGTGCAGCATCCAATGATGCACATTCAACAACAGTTGAAGAGAATAAAGTGAAGAAAGGGGAGTTGGAACGTATGAATCGCCGCAAAGAACTTCAAGAACAGGCCAAAGAGGTTAAAATTGAGGCAGGTGTATATCAAATTCGCAATGAACAAAATGGTAAGGTGTTTTTGGATAGCACCCCTAATTTGAAAACGATGAATGGACAGAAGTTCATGCTTCAGATGGGAACTCATCTTAATCGATCATTACAGGCAGAATGGAATGAGTATGGGGAGTCTGCCTTTACGATCGAAGTGGTGGAGAAGTTGAAGAAGCAAGATAATCCGTTTTTTGATACAAAAGATGCGCTGGCGAAGCTGTTGCAGGCATGGATGGAGAAGCTTCAGCCATATGGGGAGCATGGTTACCATGGAGACAGTAAAAATAGCTGA
- a CDS encoding class I SAM-dependent methyltransferase: protein MTKSFDYIEYWEQTYRSGETSGRGSYGVLAEFKAEVVNELIQREGITSVIEFGCGDGNQLQYMNYGTYLGMDVAASSVRLCAAKFASDTSKSFMLYTPGLWINRGFLQADLTICLDVLYHITDEQDFRNTLYDILHASGEWVVLYTRLKDTGNTGVDTIQDRNLFHYLYDYPEFKVQEIIPQRYPDQSSADFVILRRSL, encoded by the coding sequence ATGACGAAGTCTTTCGACTATATTGAATATTGGGAGCAAACGTATCGCTCAGGGGAAACATCAGGGAGAGGGTCTTACGGCGTGCTGGCTGAATTTAAGGCTGAGGTTGTGAATGAGCTTATCCAGCGAGAAGGCATCACCAGCGTAATTGAGTTTGGATGTGGAGATGGTAATCAGCTGCAATACATGAACTATGGAACGTATCTCGGTATGGACGTAGCAGCATCGTCCGTTCGTTTATGTGCTGCCAAGTTTGCAAGTGATACCTCCAAGAGCTTCATGTTATATACACCTGGTCTATGGATTAACCGTGGTTTTCTTCAGGCGGATCTGACCATCTGTCTCGATGTGCTCTACCACATTACAGATGAACAGGATTTTCGTAATACTTTGTATGATATCCTGCATGCATCTGGAGAGTGGGTTGTCCTCTATACCCGGCTGAAAGATACAGGCAACACTGGCGTGGATACGATCCAAGATCGCAATCTGTTCCATTATCTGTACGATTATCCGGAATTCAAAGTGCAGGAGATCATCCCGCAGCGTTACCCGGATCAATCATCAGCTGATTTTGTGATTTTGAGACGTAGCCTTTAA
- a CDS encoding SGNH/GDSL hydrolase family protein yields MTSTHSSVILFQGDSITDGGRSRNDDPNHFLGHGYAYLIASRLSVDLAARQPLFYNRGISGDRASDLYARWNEDTFSLKPNLISILIGVNDAWRSMNGEASGFTDRLGRAYRHLLEETREVMPDTGLVLLEPFILQTGATIENWDRWQERIGEYQHLVRELAHEFNAIFVPLQQQFNDALQQAEAAYWLWDGVHPTAAGHELIARQWLDVVQNSPLKIQ; encoded by the coding sequence ATGACGAGTACACATTCATCCGTTATATTGTTTCAGGGAGATTCGATCACAGATGGAGGAAGATCCCGTAATGATGACCCCAATCATTTTCTCGGTCACGGGTACGCCTATCTAATTGCAAGCAGATTGAGTGTAGATCTGGCGGCTAGACAGCCGCTTTTCTACAATAGAGGTATTAGTGGTGACCGCGCATCCGACTTGTATGCACGCTGGAATGAGGATACGTTCAGCTTGAAGCCGAATCTAATTAGCATTCTGATTGGTGTTAACGATGCTTGGCGTAGCATGAATGGTGAAGCAAGCGGGTTCACCGATCGTCTGGGACGAGCGTATCGGCACCTTTTGGAAGAGACACGTGAAGTGATGCCGGATACGGGGCTGGTGCTTTTGGAGCCTTTTATTTTACAAACAGGAGCAACCATAGAAAATTGGGATCGTTGGCAGGAGCGAATTGGTGAATATCAGCACTTGGTTCGTGAGCTTGCCCATGAGTTTAATGCTATATTTGTACCGCTTCAACAGCAGTTCAACGATGCACTTCAGCAGGCAGAAGCTGCTTATTGGTTATGGGACGGCGTTCATCCAACAGCAGCAGGACATGAACTGATCGCTCGCCAGTGGTTGGATGTAGTACAGAACAGCCCGTTGAAAATACAATAA
- a CDS encoding glycoside hydrolase family 88 protein → MTETANWVEEAWRQGAAKVLRNAERIKDTFPHIAPQGRYDQNDPEWWTAGFWPGLLWLVHEAAPNAEAAASLARIAESCERQLEGCLRDPDSVDHDLGFIWLLSGVANYSQTGSADGKRRGLLAANLLAARFHVRGEFIRAWNFSSSTMDTRGVAIIDSMMNLPLLYWASEQSGDPRFRWLAEAHADTVAREFVRADGSICHVVEFDPHTGQKLREHGGQGHAPGSAWARGTAWALHGFALSFRHTGEARYLETAEGAADFYLAMLGEEIVPMWDFRAPAEHQVAWDSSAAAIAASGLLELAKLSPRGAEYAAAGERIARGLYERYSSGESAAEEGLIMQGTVHYPEGRGINVPIIYGDYFYMEALAKLQGRPGFF, encoded by the coding sequence ATGACAGAAACGGCTAATTGGGTAGAAGAAGCATGGCGGCAAGGGGCAGCAAAAGTACTTCGCAATGCAGAGCGGATTAAAGATACCTTTCCGCATATCGCTCCGCAAGGCAGATATGATCAGAATGACCCGGAGTGGTGGACGGCTGGCTTCTGGCCGGGACTACTCTGGCTGGTCCATGAAGCAGCGCCGAATGCTGAGGCGGCTGCCTCCTTGGCGCGTATTGCTGAAAGCTGTGAGCGCCAATTGGAGGGTTGTCTTCGTGATCCGGACTCTGTCGATCACGATCTAGGGTTCATCTGGCTGCTTAGTGGCGTAGCCAACTACAGCCAGACAGGCAGCGCAGATGGCAAGCGGCGGGGCTTACTCGCCGCCAATCTACTTGCTGCCCGCTTCCATGTGCGCGGTGAGTTCATCCGCGCATGGAATTTCAGCTCGTCAACGATGGACACGCGCGGCGTAGCCATCATTGACAGCATGATGAACCTGCCGCTGCTCTACTGGGCGTCAGAGCAGAGCGGCGATCCGCGCTTCCGCTGGCTGGCGGAAGCACATGCGGACACCGTAGCGCGTGAATTCGTGCGCGCGGACGGGTCCATCTGCCACGTGGTGGAGTTCGATCCACACACGGGGCAGAAGCTTCGGGAGCATGGCGGCCAAGGCCATGCTCCGGGTTCCGCCTGGGCGCGGGGCACGGCCTGGGCGTTGCACGGGTTTGCGCTGTCTTTCCGGCATACGGGCGAAGCCCGCTATCTGGAGACAGCGGAAGGCGCGGCCGATTTCTACCTCGCCATGCTTGGCGAAGAGATCGTGCCGATGTGGGATTTCCGCGCACCTGCGGAGCATCAGGTGGCGTGGGACTCGTCCGCTGCGGCCATTGCCGCGAGTGGACTGCTCGAGCTCGCGAAGCTGTCGCCACGCGGAGCGGAATACGCTGCGGCAGGGGAGCGCATCGCTCGGGGCTTGTACGAGCGCTATAGCTCAGGTGAGTCTGCAGCAGAAGAAGGCTTAATTATGCAGGGAACCGTGCATTATCCAGAGGGACGGGGCATTAATGTCCCAATTATCTATGGTGATTATTTCTATATGGAAGCACTGGCGAAGCTGCAAGGACGTCCCGGATTTTTTTAA
- a CDS encoding AzlD domain-containing protein, with protein MEVRWDVFWIIMGSALLTFIPRVLPLMLFSKIQIPMWLLRWLEYVPVAVMAALIGQELFMSGNKLVPITHNPALWAALPTLIVAIWTRSLLGTVLVGIVAMMILRYWMG; from the coding sequence ATGGAAGTAAGATGGGATGTATTCTGGATCATTATGGGCTCGGCATTGTTAACGTTTATCCCCCGTGTGCTGCCCTTGATGTTGTTCAGTAAAATACAGATTCCAATGTGGCTGCTACGCTGGCTTGAATACGTACCAGTGGCTGTTATGGCTGCTCTAATTGGACAGGAACTCTTCATGTCTGGCAACAAACTCGTACCGATTACACACAATCCAGCGTTATGGGCAGCCTTGCCCACGCTTATTGTTGCGATCTGGACGCGAAGTCTGCTTGGAACCGTCCTTGTTGGTATTGTTGCGATGATGATTTTGAGGTATTGGATGGGGTAA
- a CDS encoding heparinase II/III family protein, which translates to MTVHPGLNWTTKQIAEALEQGTSKALESVSEWKGRIANTRNDQEYNDFWKDIETYALRASCEPMPELSFTLLRQFRDAGERKAYEAAYFERRGRIVALGVLTASATSKNSTYVSLLEDLIWSVCNEHTWCLSAHIPPGEEANAYTWIDLFAAETAQMLAEIIVMLGGIIDERVERRVRSEMERRIFAPLYREDRTYGWERAEHNWSAVCSGGCGVAALLLLEDQSLRVKAVEHTLQAMDAFLHGYGEDGGCAEGIGYWVYGFGFYTYYAEMLRTFSAGTLDMLSESKTRAIALFPQHIHLSAGTFVNYSDSNEREVIPSGLLSRLAKRAQGEVNWRLSIPHLTDDPCRRWAHVARNLLWTDRAVLDNHREQAGQPPSQTFIVLEDLSWIMGKAQLMHDEEMAGIEVAFSVKGGHNDEPHNHNDLGHFILHAAGDNILCDPGAGAYTQAYFSPGRESILQIGSQGHNVPIIEGMVQQSGREAEAKMLEMKHTSPHSAAIMFDLTSAYRKAPTLDRYTRHFNWSCPPAAQEAELWVEDHFTWKSVQDPDYINMDIDDVARASELNLYAEARINGNPNVNTNVTGKASVSASGDEGANEDVTSNASNSAYACVYKNVIQRLVSHVEPVIHAGVVQWKTDKVVVSMTYESEHSSDRWVARLEVVDTVDHDHLPLRLYVTELVLERTPNQGMETTAPSVQETWCRMKFITRPSV; encoded by the coding sequence ATGACCGTCCATCCTGGACTGAACTGGACGACGAAGCAGATTGCGGAGGCATTGGAACAGGGAACTTCGAAAGCTTTGGAAAGCGTTTCCGAATGGAAAGGCAGGATTGCGAATACACGTAATGATCAGGAATACAATGATTTCTGGAAGGACATTGAGACGTATGCGTTAAGGGCAAGTTGTGAGCCTATGCCTGAATTATCGTTTACCCTTTTGCGCCAATTCAGGGATGCTGGGGAACGAAAGGCGTATGAAGCAGCTTATTTTGAACGTCGTGGGCGAATCGTGGCTCTTGGTGTATTAACGGCTTCGGCTACGTCGAAAAATTCTACATACGTATCTCTGCTGGAGGATCTGATCTGGAGTGTGTGTAATGAACATACCTGGTGCCTGTCTGCCCACATACCCCCTGGAGAAGAAGCGAATGCTTACACATGGATTGATCTGTTTGCAGCGGAGACTGCTCAAATGCTCGCAGAAATTATTGTCATGCTGGGTGGCATTATCGATGAGCGAGTAGAGCGACGGGTTCGCTCCGAGATGGAGCGCCGTATTTTCGCGCCGCTATATCGCGAGGATCGAACGTACGGATGGGAACGTGCAGAACATAATTGGTCGGCGGTATGTAGCGGTGGCTGTGGGGTGGCTGCACTCCTTCTGCTGGAGGATCAGTCGCTTCGGGTCAAGGCAGTAGAGCATACTCTGCAAGCAATGGATGCCTTTCTGCATGGATATGGCGAGGATGGCGGGTGTGCGGAGGGGATTGGTTACTGGGTATATGGGTTTGGCTTCTATACGTATTATGCAGAGATGTTGAGAACCTTCAGTGCAGGTACACTCGATATGTTATCTGAATCCAAGACGAGAGCCATTGCGTTATTTCCGCAGCATATCCATCTGTCTGCAGGTACATTTGTTAATTATTCAGACAGTAATGAACGGGAGGTTATTCCGTCAGGCTTGTTATCGAGGTTAGCTAAGCGAGCGCAAGGGGAAGTCAACTGGCGGTTGTCCATTCCTCATTTGACAGATGATCCATGTAGGCGCTGGGCTCATGTCGCACGTAATCTGTTATGGACGGACAGGGCTGTACTTGATAATCATCGTGAGCAGGCTGGGCAGCCCCCGTCTCAGACATTTATCGTACTGGAGGATCTATCGTGGATCATGGGTAAAGCTCAACTGATGCATGACGAAGAGATGGCAGGCATCGAGGTTGCTTTTTCGGTGAAAGGTGGGCATAACGACGAACCCCATAACCACAATGATCTGGGACATTTCATTCTTCATGCAGCGGGTGACAATATTCTCTGTGATCCAGGTGCAGGTGCGTATACCCAGGCTTATTTCAGTCCTGGACGGGAGAGTATTCTCCAGATCGGTTCTCAGGGACATAACGTACCGATCATTGAAGGAATGGTGCAACAATCGGGAAGAGAAGCTGAGGCAAAGATGCTTGAGATGAAGCATACATCACCGCATAGCGCAGCCATCATGTTCGACCTCACGTCAGCCTATAGGAAAGCACCTACGTTGGATCGGTATACGAGACATTTTAATTGGAGTTGTCCTCCGGCGGCTCAGGAGGCTGAGCTGTGGGTAGAGGATCATTTTACATGGAAGTCCGTCCAAGATCCCGATTATATAAATATGGATATAGATGATGTGGCACGAGCAAGTGAGCTGAATCTGTATGCTGAAGCAAGAATAAATGGAAATCCAAATGTAAATACAAATGTGACTGGAAAGGCAAGTGTGAGTGCAAGTGGAGATGAGGGCGCCAATGAAGATGTAACTTCAAATGCTAGTAATAGCGCTTATGCTTGTGTATACAAAAATGTGATTCAGCGCTTAGTCAGCCACGTTGAACCTGTGATCCATGCTGGTGTGGTTCAATGGAAGACCGATAAAGTCGTGGTGAGCATGACCTATGAATCCGAACACAGCTCAGACCGTTGGGTTGCTCGACTTGAAGTGGTGGATACCGTTGACCATGATCATCTTCCCCTGAGGCTATATGTTACCGAGCTTGTATTGGAACGTACACCGAATCAGGGTATGGAAACGACAGCTCCCTCTGTGCAGGAGACCTGGTGCAGAATGAAGTTCATCACTCGGCCTAGCGTGTAG